A single region of the Clostridia bacterium genome encodes:
- a CDS encoding MATE family efflux transporter: MLEQTLAITTGMADSIMVASAGEAAVSGVSLVDTVNLLMIYLFTALAGGGAVVISQFIGRNDLENAKSSAKQLIWIVLSISSALMIIALILREPLLRWIFGSIDQLVMENAKVYFLFTAMSFPFFALYNSCAAIFRSMGNSKISLNISIVMNAINVLGNALLIFVFHMGAAGAAIATLVARIIGAALMLIFVHNKKNIVYVEKLIHYKPNFLLIKKICSIGIPNGFENSMFQFGKVMTQSLISTFGTAQIAANAVGNAISPIQYIPGNAIGLTMITIIGQCVGAREKEQAKKYALKLLTIAYLSIFTISVFMCIFAKPLISFYNLSYESSELTYKLIIYHSLAVSLIWPTAFTLPNSFRAANDVKFTMILSITSMWIFRVGLSYVFGLYMNMGVMGVWYAMTCDWLFRAIIFGTRYIKGTWLKRV, from the coding sequence ATGCTTGAACAAACTCTTGCAATAACAACAGGTATGGCAGATTCGATTATGGTTGCCAGTGCGGGAGAAGCTGCAGTTTCAGGGGTTTCTTTAGTGGATACTGTTAACCTGCTTATGATATATTTATTCACTGCTCTGGCAGGTGGCGGTGCAGTTGTTATTTCCCAGTTTATTGGCAGAAATGATTTGGAAAATGCTAAATCTTCAGCAAAACAACTTATCTGGATTGTTTTGTCAATTTCCTCAGCGCTGATGATTATTGCACTTATTTTAAGAGAGCCCCTTTTAAGATGGATTTTCGGAAGTATAGACCAACTTGTTATGGAAAATGCAAAAGTATATTTTTTATTTACTGCTATGTCATTTCCATTTTTCGCTTTGTATAACTCTTGTGCGGCAATATTCAGGTCTATGGGCAATTCTAAAATATCTTTAAATATTTCTATTGTTATGAATGCAATAAATGTGTTGGGTAACGCTCTATTAATTTTTGTTTTTCATATGGGGGCTGCCGGTGCTGCTATTGCAACACTTGTAGCCCGTATTATCGGTGCAGCCTTAATGCTTATTTTTGTTCATAATAAAAAGAATATTGTATATGTTGAAAAACTTATACATTATAAACCGAATTTTCTGCTTATTAAAAAAATATGCTCAATTGGAATTCCCAACGGTTTTGAAAACAGTATGTTTCAATTTGGAAAGGTTATGACACAAAGCCTTATTTCAACATTCGGAACTGCTCAGATTGCTGCAAATGCAGTTGGAAACGCCATTTCCCCCATTCAATATATACCAGGAAATGCAATAGGGCTTACTATGATAACTATAATAGGTCAATGTGTGGGAGCCAGGGAAAAGGAACAGGCTAAAAAATATGCTTTAAAACTTCTTACAATAGCCTATTTATCAATATTTACAATTTCAGTTTTTATGTGTATTTTTGCTAAGCCTCTTATAAGTTTTTATAATCTTTCGTACGAATCAAGTGAACTTACATATAAACTTATAATATATCATTCTCTTGCAGTTTCCTTAATCTGGCCTACTGCCTTTACTTTGCCTAACTCTTTCAGGGCTGCGAATGACGTTAAATTTACTATGATTTTATCCATAACATCTATGTGGATATTCAGGGTAGGGTTAAGTTATGTATTCGGCTTGTATATGAATATGGGCGTTATGGGAGTATGGTATGCAATGACTTGTGATTGGTTATTCAGAGCCATTATATTTGGAACACGATATATAAAAGGGACATGGCTTAAAAGAGTTTAG
- a CDS encoding rRNA pseudouridine synthase — protein MRLDKLLSNMGKGSRSELTKIIRKGMVSVNSNIVKDPSFKVNEEKDEVFYMGEKVVFKSNLYVMLNKPQGYITSTEDDYNKTVLDLILDPLIKKRVAPAGRLDIDTEGFVFLTDDGDLNHFITGPRCHVRKRYLVHLRDTLSDEDIVKLENGVILDDGYLTKKSKVIPIEDKKCYIDLYEGKFHQVKRMFESVNNKVIYLKRTIIGNLELDETLEPGQYRELKDFELELIKGR, from the coding sequence ATAAGATTAGATAAACTTTTATCCAATATGGGTAAAGGCTCAAGAAGTGAACTTACAAAAATAATAAGAAAAGGTATGGTGTCGGTTAACTCAAATATAGTAAAAGACCCGTCTTTTAAAGTGAACGAAGAAAAAGATGAAGTTTTTTATATGGGCGAAAAAGTTGTGTTTAAATCAAACCTTTATGTTATGCTTAATAAACCTCAAGGATATATAACCTCAACCGAGGATGATTATAATAAAACTGTTCTTGATTTAATTTTGGATCCTTTAATTAAAAAAAGGGTTGCACCTGCAGGAAGGCTTGATATTGATACTGAGGGTTTTGTATTTTTAACTGATGATGGCGACCTTAATCATTTTATAACAGGACCAAGATGCCATGTAAGAAAAAGATATTTAGTGCATCTTAGAGATACTTTAAGCGATGAAGATATAGTAAAACTTGAAAATGGAGTTATACTTGATGACGGATATTTAACTAAAAAATCAAAAGTTATACCTATTGAAGATAAAAAATGCTATATAGATCTGTATGAAGGAAAATTTCATCAGGTTAAAAGAATGTTTGAGAGTGTTAATAATAAAGTAATATATTTAAAACGAACGATAATAGGAAATCTTGAGCTTGACGAAACGCTTGAGCCTGGACAATATCGTGAATTAAAAGATTTTGAACTTGAGTTAATAAAAGGAAGGTAA
- a CDS encoding ABC transporter permease, which translates to MLFSFNSTANTGDLTGLSLYWYKELFNSPETFTALKNTLLLAISASTVSTVIGTAAAVGITKFKRKYTKGALLSATNIPMMNPDIVTGISMMLLFVFVGTMLGNEDKLTFTTLLIAHITFCLPYVILSVRPKLLEMNKALPEAAMDLGCTPVRSFFKVELPNIMSGVVSGFILAFTLSLDDFVISYFTTGNDFQTLPLLIYSMTKKEVKPDIYALSTLMILTVTILMVLSNISSKKKTTDGKGQ; encoded by the coding sequence ATGCTTTTTTCTTTTAACAGCACTGCAAACACAGGCGATTTAACAGGTTTGTCGCTATATTGGTATAAAGAACTGTTTAACAGTCCTGAAACATTTACTGCGCTTAAAAATACACTTTTACTTGCAATAAGCGCATCAACTGTATCTACCGTTATCGGTACTGCCGCTGCAGTAGGTATTACAAAGTTTAAAAGAAAATACACAAAAGGTGCTCTTCTTTCTGCAACAAATATTCCTATGATGAACCCTGATATTGTAACAGGGATATCAATGATGCTATTATTTGTTTTTGTGGGGACAATGCTTGGTAATGAAGATAAACTTACCTTTACAACTCTCCTTATAGCCCATATAACTTTTTGTCTGCCTTATGTTATTTTATCAGTAAGGCCTAAATTGCTTGAAATGAACAAGGCTCTTCCGGAGGCAGCGATGGATTTAGGATGTACACCTGTGCGTTCTTTCTTTAAGGTTGAACTACCTAACATTATGTCTGGAGTAGTTTCAGGGTTTATTCTTGCATTTACTCTCTCTTTAGACGATTTTGTTATAAGTTATTTTACAACAGGTAACGATTTTCAGACACTTCCGCTTCTTATTTATTCAATGACTAAAAAGGAAGTTAAACCTGATATTTACGCTCTTTCAACTTTAATGATTCTTACAGTAACTATTCTTATGGTTTTATCTAATATTTCATCTAAGAAAAAAACCACAGACGGAAAGGGGCAGTAA
- a CDS encoding esterase family protein, with product MALCELKFFSEALQMHSVVNVIIPQSSTSGEIGTNNNTKNEKYKCLYLLHGLSDDESIWLRRTSIERYANRYGVCVVMPCGGRSFYTDMKYGGKYYTYIAEEVPKVIGEFFNVSDKREDTYIAGQSMGGYGALKIALKNPDRFCACAGLSSVADIENMVNFFKDTLVPIFGEDINIPEDENLFHLAKKCNSNPLKPRIYMGVGTEDFLYEDNVKFKEFMEKLDYDYTYQESEGIHTWDFWDVYIPYALDWMFK from the coding sequence ATGGCTTTATGTGAACTTAAATTTTTTAGCGAAGCATTACAGATGCATTCAGTAGTTAATGTTATTATACCTCAGAGCAGTACAAGCGGGGAAATCGGTACAAATAACAATACAAAAAATGAAAAGTATAAATGTTTATATTTACTTCACGGTTTAAGTGATGACGAAAGCATATGGTTAAGACGTACTTCTATTGAAAGATACGCAAACAGATACGGTGTGTGCGTTGTTATGCCTTGCGGAGGCAGAAGTTTTTATACTGATATGAAATACGGTGGAAAATACTATACATATATTGCAGAAGAAGTTCCAAAGGTTATAGGCGAATTCTTTAATGTATCAGATAAGAGAGAAGATACATATATTGCAGGTCAGTCTATGGGTGGATACGGTGCACTAAAGATTGCCCTTAAAAACCCTGACAGATTCTGTGCATGTGCAGGTTTATCTTCTGTTGCAGATATTGAAAATATGGTTAACTTCTTTAAAGATACATTGGTGCCTATTTTTGGAGAAGATATTAATATTCCTGAAGATGAAAATTTATTCCATCTTGCAAAAAAATGCAATTCAAATCCTTTAAAGCCTCGTATTTATATGGGCGTTGGAACTGAAGACTTTTTATATGAAGATAATGTAAAGTTTAAAGAATTTATGGAAAAACTTGATTATGATTATACATATCAGGAATCAGAAGGAATTCACACTTGGGATTTCTGGGATGTGTATATACCTTATGCATTAGACTGGATGTTTAAATAA
- a CDS encoding ABC transporter ATP-binding protein, protein MKKIIELKNISKEFDSEKVLDNITLDIYDKQFVTLLGPSGCGKTTTLRIVGGFETPDSGEVLFEGKKINDLPPYKRHINTVFQKYALFPHLNVFENVAFALRLQKIPNKEIIRRVKEMLELVALKGFERKNVTKLSGGQQQRVAIARALINKPRILLLDEPLGALDLKLRKDMQNELKKIQKHTGITFIYVTHDQEEALSMSDVVVVMADGQIQQIGTPTDIYNEPVNAFVADFIGESNIVDGIMNEDFKVTFSGHTFDCVDKGFDKKELVDVVVRPEDVDIVDIDKGMLKGVVTAVTFKGVHYEIIVDINGFKWMIQSTDFVDVNAEIGIFIEPEAIHIMRKSDYSGQYGDYSTFSDEIEELSNTETVEE, encoded by the coding sequence ATGAAAAAAATTATTGAATTAAAAAATATTTCCAAGGAGTTTGATTCTGAAAAAGTCCTTGATAATATCACCCTTGATATATATGATAAGCAGTTTGTTACTTTGCTTGGTCCTTCAGGTTGCGGTAAAACTACGACATTAAGGATTGTAGGAGGTTTTGAAACTCCTGACAGTGGCGAAGTTTTATTTGAAGGAAAGAAAATTAACGACCTTCCTCCATATAAAAGACATATCAATACTGTTTTTCAGAAGTATGCTCTTTTTCCGCATCTTAACGTATTTGAAAATGTTGCTTTTGCTCTAAGACTTCAGAAAATTCCTAATAAAGAAATAATTAGAAGAGTTAAAGAAATGCTTGAACTTGTTGCTTTAAAAGGCTTTGAAAGAAAAAATGTTACAAAACTTTCAGGCGGTCAGCAGCAGAGAGTTGCAATAGCACGTGCCCTTATAAATAAGCCAAGAATACTTCTTTTAGATGAGCCTCTTGGTGCTCTTGATTTAAAATTGAGAAAAGATATGCAGAATGAACTTAAAAAAATTCAGAAGCATACCGGTATAACTTTTATATATGTTACTCACGACCAGGAAGAAGCCCTTTCTATGTCTGATGTTGTTGTTGTTATGGCTGACGGTCAGATTCAGCAGATAGGTACTCCTACTGATATTTATAATGAGCCTGTTAATGCTTTTGTTGCAGATTTTATAGGTGAAAGTAACATTGTTGACGGAATTATGAATGAGGACTTTAAGGTTACTTTTTCTGGCCATACCTTTGATTGCGTTGACAAAGGTTTTGATAAAAAGGAACTGGTTGACGTTGTTGTTCGACCTGAAGATGTTGATATTGTTGACATTGATAAGGGAATGTTAAAAGGTGTTGTAACAGCAGTAACGTTTAAAGGCGTTCATTATGAAATTATAGTTGATATAAATGGATTTAAGTGGATGATTCAGTCTACTGATTTTGTTGATGTTAATGCCGAGATAGGTATTTTTATTGAGCCTGAGGCTATTCATATAATGAGAAAGTCAGATTATTCTGGTCAGTATGGAGATTATTCAACATTCAGTGATGAAATTGAAGAACTTTCAAACACAGAAACAGTGGAGGAATAA
- a CDS encoding ABC transporter permease codes for MEKTKGGLGRFVAAPHIFWTLLFIIAPLLFVIYYTFTTPDGAFTLDNIFSLKEHVNTFYLSVSLSVIATFICFVLGYPLAYMIAKSGEKSQKIMITLIMLPMWTNLLIRTYSMMAIMDDGGFLNSILAYFNLGKLHLIGTKGAVIFGMVYDFFPYMVLPIYTTISKLDNSVIEAAGDLGCNYFETITKVVLPLSSSGIISGVTMVFVPSISTFYISQKLGGGTFELIGDTIERQFQNSTTYNVGAAISLVMMILVLISLAIMNKFAEKEGGN; via the coding sequence ATGGAAAAAACAAAAGGCGGACTTGGCAGATTTGTTGCTGCTCCACATATTTTCTGGACCCTGCTTTTTATAATAGCACCACTGTTATTTGTTATTTACTATACATTTACAACTCCTGACGGAGCATTTACCTTGGATAACATTTTTTCCTTAAAGGAGCATGTTAATACCTTTTACCTTTCAGTAAGTTTATCGGTAATTGCAACATTTATTTGTTTTGTATTAGGATATCCTTTGGCATATATGATAGCAAAAAGCGGTGAAAAGTCTCAGAAAATAATGATAACACTTATTATGCTTCCGATGTGGACTAATCTTTTAATAAGAACATATTCCATGATGGCTATTATGGATGACGGAGGTTTTTTAAACAGTATCTTAGCATATTTTAACCTTGGCAAGTTGCATCTTATAGGTACAAAAGGTGCAGTAATTTTTGGTATGGTTTATGACTTTTTTCCTTATATGGTGCTTCCTATTTATACAACTATATCCAAACTTGATAATTCAGTTATAGAAGCAGCAGGAGATTTGGGATGTAATTATTTTGAAACTATTACAAAAGTTGTTCTTCCTTTATCTTCTTCAGGCATTATATCAGGAGTAACTATGGTTTTTGTACCCTCAATAAGCACATTTTACATTTCCCAGAAATTAGGGGGAGGAACATTTGAACTTATAGGGGATACAATAGAGCGTCAGTTTCAGAACAGTACAACATATAACGTAGGGGCGGCAATCTCTCTTGTTATGATGATTCTTGTGCTTATTTCTCTTGCTATAATGAATAAATTTGCAGAAAAAGAAGGAGGCAACTAA
- a CDS encoding ABC transporter substrate-binding protein produces MKKLIFISFLILLTLCGCSSKSNETVTLNVYNWGEYISDGSEESLNVNDEFERYCKEELDMDVVVNYTTYASNEDMYNKIKSGSASYDIIIPSDYMIEKMILEDMLLKLDFSNIPNYEFVNSAYKDLFYDPYNEYSVPYTSGMVGIIYNEKMVDEEDTGKWDLLWNEKYKGQILQFNNPRDAFGTAIYSAGGDVNTTDVRVWEDASQKLKVQKPLVQSYVMDEIFNKMKNGSAAIAPYYAGDYLTMYDSNDSLRFYYPEEGTNIFVDAMCIPECAKNKELAEIYINFMLSDEIAIANAEYIAYSSPLDNVRNNETYIEDMTEWNENAMDILYPESVDFKTTYYKNLDPETLKLQNSLWETLKIENSVEPWVYITSLGIILLLLVIFGWNFIIKKIRDNY; encoded by the coding sequence ATGAAGAAGTTAATATTTATATCCTTTCTAATCTTATTAACCCTTTGTGGTTGCAGTTCCAAAAGTAATGAAACAGTTACTCTTAATGTATATAACTGGGGAGAATATATCTCAGACGGTTCTGAAGAATCTTTGAATGTAAATGACGAATTTGAGCGTTATTGCAAAGAAGAACTTGATATGGATGTTGTGGTTAATTATACAACATACGCAAGTAATGAAGATATGTATAATAAGATAAAAAGCGGTTCTGCATCTTATGATATTATAATTCCTTCAGATTATATGATAGAAAAGATGATTTTGGAAGATATGCTTCTAAAACTTGACTTTTCAAATATTCCAAATTACGAATTTGTTAACAGTGCGTATAAAGATTTGTTCTATGACCCTTATAACGAATATTCAGTGCCATACACCTCAGGAATGGTAGGAATAATATATAACGAAAAAATGGTAGATGAAGAAGATACAGGCAAGTGGGACTTGTTATGGAATGAAAAATATAAGGGGCAGATACTTCAGTTTAATAATCCACGTGATGCATTCGGAACTGCAATTTATTCTGCCGGTGGGGATGTTAATACCACAGATGTTAGGGTGTGGGAAGATGCTTCACAAAAGTTAAAAGTGCAAAAACCTCTTGTTCAGAGTTATGTAATGGACGAAATTTTCAATAAAATGAAAAATGGCTCGGCTGCAATCGCTCCTTACTATGCAGGAGATTATCTTACTATGTATGACAGTAATGACAGTTTAAGATTTTATTATCCCGAAGAAGGAACTAATATTTTTGTTGATGCTATGTGCATCCCTGAATGTGCAAAAAACAAAGAACTTGCAGAAATATATATTAACTTTATGTTAAGTGATGAAATAGCGATAGCAAATGCAGAGTATATTGCATATTCATCTCCTCTTGACAATGTAAGAAATAATGAAACTTATATAGAGGATATGACCGAATGGAATGAAAATGCAATGGATATTTTATATCCTGAAAGTGTAGATTTTAAAACAACATATTATAAAAATCTTGACCCTGAAACCCTAAAACTTCAAAATAGTTTATGGGAAACATTAAAAATTGAGAATTCTGTTGAGCCATGGGTATATATTACAAGCCTTGGAATTATACTGCTTCTACTTGTAATTTTTGGCTGGAATTTTATCATTAAAAAAATAAGAGATAATTATTAA